The Mus caroli unplaced genomic scaffold, CAROLI_EIJ_v1.1 scaffold_25708_1, whole genome shotgun sequence genome has a window encoding:
- the LOC110288864 gene encoding vomeronasal type-1 receptor 4-like — MGVAEIQENQTQSKMDFWNMGXKILFLSQITTGILGNFSLIIYYVXNYIEHTLKPTDLILMHLMTSNALMVLSTGVFHTMAAFGLTHLLNDLGCRLILYIQRVGRSISIGTTCLLSIFQAITINDRVSCYKGQKIKSAKYIGYSISLLWVLHMLINFILFVDIFIKRNRNNMTRXXDFKYYSIVERNEFSDSLYVALVVCPEIFSSVLITCSSGSMIGILYRHKQRVQHIRSFHVSTRNSPEWRATQNILVLVSTFLAFYTLSSVLQGCIALLNNPNWWLVNITRLTFLCFPTFAPCVLMSHYSFMPRFSLV; from the coding sequence ATGGGTGTAGCTGAAATTCAAGAGAATCAGACCCAGTCGAAGATGGATTTCTGGAATATGGGAATNAAAATACTTTTCTTATCACAAATTACAActggaattctgggaaatttCTCTCTTATAATCTACTATGTANTCAACTATATAGAACATACATTAAAGCCAACAGATTTGATTCTCATGCACCTAATGACATCGAATGCCTTGATGGTTCTCTCTACAGGAGTGTTTCACACAATGGCAGCTTTTGGCTTGACACACTTATTAAATGATTTGGGATGCAGACTAATTTTGTACATTCAAAGAGTTGGCCGGAGTATATCCATTGGCACTACCTGTCTCTTGAGTATCTTCCAGGCCATTACAATCAATGATAGGGTATCTTGTTATAAGGGTCAAAAAATCAAATCTGCAAAATACATTGGCTACTCCATTTCCCTTCTCTGGGTCTTGCACAtgttaataaattttattctctttgtgGACATATTTATCAAAAGGAACAGGAATAACATGACAAGAGANCNTGATTTTAAGTACTACTCCATTGTAGAGCGAAATGAATTTAGTGACTCACTCTATGTAGCATTGGTGGTGTGCCCTGAAATCTTCTCTTCTGTGCTCATCACCTGTTCCAGTGGCTCCATGATTGGCATCCTGTACAGACACAAGCAGAGGGTTCAACATATCCGCAGCTTTCATGTTTCCACCAGGAACTCCCCTGAGTGGAGAGCTACCCAGAACATTCTGGTCCTCGTGTCTACATTTCTGGCTTTTTAtactctctcttctgtcttacAAGGCTGTATTGCTCTTCTGAATAATCCCAATTGGTGGCTCGTGAACATCACTCGCCTCACTTTTCTGTGTTTCCCCACATTTGCTCCCTGTGTTCTGATGAGTCATTACTCTTTTATGCCCAGATTCAGTTTGGTC